A window of Fragaria vesca subsp. vesca linkage group LG7, FraVesHawaii_1.0, whole genome shotgun sequence contains these coding sequences:
- the LOC101307530 gene encoding uncharacterized protein LOC101307530 isoform 2, with protein MDIYGSCRGWSRTSELPLLGICILLICLLVEALTNQEEVELRSKIEALGLEVTKVPSKSSQHLDELEIAKELDKLSAKLDDVDEMISSAMASDPQVKSLLSGTADVWMPVITASAEE; from the exons ATGGACATATATGGATCGTGTCGCGGTTGGAGCAGAACTAGTGAACTACCATTGCTGGGAATATGCATTTTGTTGATATGCTTGCTG GTGGAAGCATTGACCAATCAAGAAGAAGTCGAATTGCGATCAAAAATTGAAGCCCTTGGATTAGAGGTTACCAAAGTTCCCTCAAAGTCAAGTCAGCATCTTGATGAG CTGGAAATAGCCAAGGAATTGGATAAGTTATCGGCAAAGCTGGATGATGTAGATGAAATGATATCTTCTGCAATGGCTTCAGATCCCCAGGTCAAGTCACTATTGAGCGGTACTGCTGATGTATGGATGCCGGTCATTACAGCTAGTGCTGAGGAATGA
- the LOC101307530 gene encoding uncharacterized protein LOC101307530 isoform 1 produces the protein MSFCLSSIPPMDLFWSALLFSTCPERSPIIPSLIRTFPKINLLTNSMMQVEALTNQEEVELRSKIEALGLEVTKVPSKSSQHLDELEIAKELDKLSAKLDDVDEMISSAMASDPQVKSLLSGTADVWMPVITASAEE, from the exons ATGTCTTTTTGTTTAAGTTCAATCCCACCGATGGATCTGTTTTGGTCGGCATTGCTGTTTTCAACCTGCCCTGAACGTTCTCCTATTATTCCTTCCCTGATAAGAACTTTCCCCAAAATTAACTTGTTAACAAATTCTATGATGCAGGTGGAAGCATTGACCAATCAAGAAGAAGTCGAATTGCGATCAAAAATTGAAGCCCTTGGATTAGAGGTTACCAAAGTTCCCTCAAAGTCAAGTCAGCATCTTGATGAG CTGGAAATAGCCAAGGAATTGGATAAGTTATCGGCAAAGCTGGATGATGTAGATGAAATGATATCTTCTGCAATGGCTTCAGATCCCCAGGTCAAGTCACTATTGAGCGGTACTGCTGATGTATGGATGCCGGTCATTACAGCTAGTGCTGAGGAATGA